A genomic window from Vallitalea longa includes:
- a CDS encoding aldose epimerase family protein, with product MNIQKKYFGVLKNNQDVFKYTLSNDKGLEISILNYGGIITDIIVPDRNGYKENITLSFNNIKDYEEKSPHFGCITGRVAGRISNGEFSIDNKKYKLCKNDNNACIHGGETGLSKRVWNVRKMINDKDIGIELSYFSPHMEDGFPGNVDFKVLYTLNNNNEFTIEYYGNTDEKTILNLTNHAYFNLEGAGEGLILDHILKVNSKYYVPVDNELIPLGHLEKIDNTPLDFNEGKKIKQAVESKYIQVQTVGGIDHAFVLKGLSDKPNIVVSNEKTGRYMKVKTDQQVAVIYTSCQLDNNLILANGLKTKRYGGLCLETQDFPDAVNQKNFRTNYYNKQKPYYAKTIFEFGSIV from the coding sequence ATGAATATACAAAAGAAATATTTTGGTGTTCTTAAGAACAACCAAGATGTATTTAAATATACTCTTAGCAATGATAAAGGACTTGAAATATCTATTTTGAATTATGGTGGAATCATTACGGACATAATTGTACCTGATAGAAATGGATATAAGGAGAATATAACATTATCTTTTAATAATATTAAGGATTATGAAGAAAAATCACCTCACTTTGGATGTATTACCGGCAGAGTCGCCGGTAGAATTTCAAACGGTGAATTCAGTATAGATAATAAGAAATACAAATTATGTAAAAATGATAATAATGCCTGTATACATGGTGGGGAAACAGGTTTATCCAAAAGAGTATGGAACGTAAGAAAAATGATTAACGATAAAGATATAGGAATCGAATTGAGTTATTTCAGCCCTCATATGGAGGATGGTTTTCCTGGTAATGTAGATTTTAAGGTGTTATATACCCTAAATAATAATAATGAGTTTACTATTGAGTACTATGGAAATACAGATGAAAAAACAATATTGAATCTAACCAATCATGCCTATTTTAATCTAGAAGGAGCTGGAGAAGGATTAATATTGGACCATATACTTAAGGTGAACAGTAAATATTATGTTCCAGTAGATAATGAGTTGATTCCATTAGGTCATTTGGAAAAGATAGATAATACCCCTCTTGATTTCAACGAAGGAAAGAAAATTAAACAAGCAGTTGAATCTAAGTATATACAGGTACAAACCGTCGGGGGTATCGATCACGCGTTCGTTCTAAAAGGGTTAAGTGACAAGCCTAATATAGTAGTAAGCAATGAAAAAACTGGAAGATACATGAAAGTAAAAACTGATCAGCAAGTCGCTGTTATATATACAAGTTGTCAGCTAGATAATAATTTGATACTTGCTAATGGATTAAAGACTAAAAGATACGGTGGTTTATGTTTAGAAACTCAAGATTTCCCCGATGCAGTGAATCAAAAGAATTTTAGAACCAATTATTATAATAAACAAAAGCCTTATTACGCAAAAACAATTTTTGAATTTGGTTCTATAGTTTAG
- the tnpB gene encoding IS200/IS605 family element RNA-guided endonuclease TnpB, whose amino-acid sequence MKINKAFKYRIYPNKEQLILIHKTFGCTRFVFNRFLNQRIELYKNEEKSTTYVNQAKELTALKKDLTWLKEVDSVSLQSALRNLDTAFKNFFQKRAKYPRFKSKRNNIKSYTTKNTNNSIRIEGSMLKFPKLGLLKTKFHREIPRNYKILSATISQVPTGAYFVSITTEFEKEIIQVPSNGNIVGLDFSMKELFVSSENQRAKYPRFFRMLEAKLIKAQRKLSRMVRFSNNWYKQKTKVARIHYKIKNSRSDFLHKLSTQLVNKYNAIAIEDLNMKGMSQTLKFGKSVSDNGWGMFIAMLKYKAELRGKQLVKIDRFYPSSKTCSICGAVKKDLKLSERVYTCECGNSIDRDLNASINIKNQGELLLQY is encoded by the coding sequence ATGAAAATCAATAAAGCTTTCAAATATAGAATATATCCTAATAAGGAACAACTGATTTTGATTCATAAAACCTTCGGCTGTACTAGATTTGTATTCAATCGTTTTCTTAATCAAAGAATTGAATTATACAAGAATGAAGAAAAATCAACTACTTATGTTAATCAAGCTAAAGAGTTAACAGCTTTGAAAAAAGATTTAACTTGGCTTAAAGAAGTGGATAGTGTTTCTCTTCAATCTGCACTTAGGAATTTAGATACTGCTTTTAAGAATTTCTTTCAAAAGAGAGCTAAATATCCTAGATTCAAATCTAAAAGAAACAATATCAAATCTTATACAACCAAAAACACTAACAATTCAATAAGAATAGAAGGCAGTATGTTGAAGTTTCCAAAATTAGGATTACTAAAAACTAAATTTCATAGAGAAATACCTAGAAATTATAAAATATTATCTGCTACTATAAGTCAAGTACCTACAGGTGCTTATTTTGTAAGTATTACTACTGAATTTGAAAAAGAAATAATTCAAGTTCCAAGTAACGGCAACATAGTAGGTTTAGATTTTTCAATGAAAGAACTGTTTGTTAGCTCTGAAAACCAAAGAGCCAAGTATCCTAGATTTTTTCGTATGTTAGAAGCTAAACTTATCAAGGCACAAAGGAAATTATCACGTATGGTAAGGTTTTCAAATAATTGGTATAAACAAAAGACTAAAGTGGCAAGAATACACTATAAAATAAAGAATTCAAGATCGGATTTTTTACATAAACTATCTACTCAATTAGTAAATAAATACAATGCTATAGCGATAGAAGACCTAAATATGAAAGGTATGAGCCAAACATTGAAATTTGGTAAAAGCGTATCTGATAATGGTTGGGGAATGTTCATTGCAATGCTTAAATATAAAGCTGAATTAAGAGGGAAACAACTTGTGAAGATAGACAGATTCTATCCATCAAGTAAAACCTGTTCAATTTGTGGTGCAGTAAAAAAAGATTTGAAACTATCAGAAAGAGTATATACTTGTGAGTGTGGCAATTCAATAGATAGAGACCTAAATGCAAGTATAAACATTAAAAATCAAGGTGAATTGTTGTTGCAATATTAA
- a CDS encoding RNA polymerase sigma factor yields the protein MLFFKAEDRNIFLTLYDKYKNDMYRQAYHILKDPQLAEDAVQDAFLNIFRNFSTIKYKQVCPYSKSYFIQTVKNRSIDLYRVKTKRRIISYDELENSLIDGLADIERTIKIKEVKKCLKKLPINYQSILIMKYYYGHTYKEISSLLNISDSNVKKRIIRAKKKYKNILQEEQLL from the coding sequence ATACTTTTTTTCAAAGCAGAAGATAGAAATATATTTTTAACTTTATATGATAAATATAAAAATGATATGTATAGACAAGCTTATCACATATTAAAAGATCCTCAATTAGCTGAAGATGCAGTTCAAGATGCATTTTTAAATATTTTCCGTAATTTTTCTACAATTAAGTATAAACAAGTTTGTCCATATTCAAAAAGTTATTTTATACAAACGGTCAAAAACAGGAGTATAGATTTATATAGAGTTAAAACCAAACGAAGAATAATTTCTTATGATGAACTTGAAAATTCTTTAATAGATGGTTTAGCAGATATTGAGCGTACCATAAAAATAAAAGAGGTAAAAAAGTGCTTAAAAAAACTACCTATCAATTATCAATCTATTTTGATCATGAAATATTATTATGGTCATACATATAAAGAAATATCATCATTGTTGAATATATCAGATTCAAATGTTAAAAAAAGAATTATTAGAGCAAAGAAAAAATATAAGAATATCCTACAGGAAGAACAATTACTTTAA
- a CDS encoding DUF4885 family protein, with protein MDITSASNISYTNYYNTNSSRRNKSQKTTSSSKNNNSIGTNNSTSNYCTATYSRKDISNTNPESSTSTTYDDPKKLKTYGDHYLFIDLYENWAVTRAKGMKGNRNFTDKSLNEIFEHNNIEIPEGTTLTFSVSSYDYYVTVSGIDDEELKSRIEQVLNYAENGKQLYNHIYSSNYIYETDNPTYLGEKSSGTSEGIAINFIRKLTGYDLRECTLKDGEFYAPDGTNVKEALIETYKNNDGEYTEEELDMNLKRIDDIIVRMGNNGGRLVYDDYCLNIDYTDGHLYDKNEKGYGPGQTQWIDKLISKHGAKKLATIINGKSVWLDKKEEKSVQDILFDRMIDWIYSDDSEAISLEDDSKDIDDILLQLGITKDEYDRFIELLNYTNKKGNKFTLNFFRYIFEQSKTDNMPKVTMENEKLDIATVKKRLRDKFENFMDQNNLELDNLSTENKQKVEDYLVKLGSEYVDITTANPHLKQYSPYNKTV; from the coding sequence TTGGATATAACATCCGCTTCAAATATATCATATACCAATTATTATAATACTAATTCAAGCAGACGTAACAAAAGTCAAAAAACTACATCTAGTTCTAAAAATAATAATAGCATAGGAACAAATAACAGTACTTCAAATTATTGTACAGCAACATATTCAAGAAAAGACATATCAAATACCAATCCTGAATCTTCTACTTCTACAACATATGATGATCCTAAGAAGCTTAAAACATATGGTGATCATTATCTTTTTATTGATTTATATGAGAATTGGGCTGTAACAAGAGCTAAAGGAATGAAAGGAAATAGAAACTTTACAGACAAATCCTTAAATGAAATTTTTGAACATAACAATATTGAAATACCAGAAGGAACCACCCTCACTTTTTCTGTGAGCTCATATGATTATTATGTTACTGTTTCAGGTATAGATGATGAAGAATTGAAGTCACGAATTGAACAAGTTCTTAATTATGCTGAAAACGGCAAGCAACTATATAACCATATCTACTCATCAAACTATATATATGAAACTGATAATCCAACATATTTAGGAGAGAAATCGTCGGGAACAAGTGAAGGAATCGCAATTAATTTCATTAGAAAATTGACAGGCTATGATTTAAGGGAATGCACTTTGAAAGACGGAGAGTTCTATGCACCTGACGGAACAAATGTGAAAGAAGCTCTTATAGAAACTTATAAAAATAATGATGGTGAATATACAGAAGAAGAACTAGATATGAACCTAAAAAGAATTGATGATATCATAGTTAGAATGGGAAATAACGGAGGTAGACTAGTATATGATGATTATTGCTTAAATATTGACTATACAGATGGACATTTATATGATAAAAACGAGAAGGGCTATGGTCCAGGACAAACCCAATGGATTGATAAATTAATTAGTAAACATGGAGCAAAGAAACTTGCAACAATAATAAATGGTAAATCTGTTTGGCTTGATAAAAAAGAGGAAAAATCTGTACAGGATATATTGTTTGATAGAATGATAGATTGGATATATTCAGATGATTCAGAAGCAATCTCTCTAGAAGATGATTCAAAAGATATTGATGATATATTATTGCAATTAGGTATAACCAAAGATGAGTATGATAGATTTATAGAGCTATTGAATTATACCAATAAAAAAGGTAACAAATTCACATTAAATTTTTTTAGATATATTTTCGAACAATCAAAAACAGATAATATGCCTAAGGTAACTATGGAAAACGAGAAATTAGATATTGCAACAGTAAAAAAACGACTAAGGGACAAATTCGAAAATTTTATGGATCAAAATAATTTAGAACTTGACAATCTCTCAACAGAAAACAAACAAAAAGTTGAAGATTATCTTGTCAAATTAGGAAGTGAATATGTGGATATCACTACTGCTAATCCACACTTGAAACAATATAGTCCTTACAATAAAACTGTGTAG
- a CDS encoding metalloprotease family protein — translation MFIPGIIISAVTFPGVIVHEFAHQLFCRISRVAIFDVRYFQFSNPSGYVIHEEPKEIYQHILISIGPFFLNTLLGAFIAMSSSIPVLDYNSGKPLDYLLLWLGISIAMHAFPSRQDANNIWYIIKSKKSNLATKIICFPLVVIIYIFSIGSIIWLDLLYGVSIVTLIPKLILKLLV, via the coding sequence ATGTTTATACCCGGTATAATAATATCAGCAGTTACTTTTCCAGGAGTTATAGTACATGAATTTGCTCATCAATTATTCTGTAGAATATCAAGAGTTGCTATCTTTGATGTACGCTATTTTCAATTTTCTAACCCTAGCGGTTATGTAATTCATGAAGAACCTAAAGAAATCTATCAACATATATTAATCAGTATTGGCCCTTTTTTCTTAAATACTCTGTTAGGTGCCTTTATAGCTATGTCATCATCAATACCTGTTTTAGATTATAACTCAGGTAAGCCATTAGATTACCTACTTTTATGGCTTGGGATTTCTATAGCTATGCATGCTTTTCCAAGTAGACAGGATGCTAATAATATATGGTATATAATAAAAAGCAAAAAAAGCAATTTGGCAACTAAAATTATTTGTTTTCCATTAGTAGTGATAATATATATTTTTTCAATAGGTTCAATTATATGGCTTGATTTACTATACGGCGTTAGTATAGTAACATTAATTCCTAAATTGATATTAAAATTATTAGTTTAA